A region from the Melospiza georgiana isolate bMelGeo1 chromosome 10, bMelGeo1.pri, whole genome shotgun sequence genome encodes:
- the PRKCI gene encoding protein kinase C iota type isoform X1, translated as MPTQRDGGAGSTMSAPGGLGGSLGGDSAHQVRVKAYYKGDIMITYFEPSISFEGLCSEVRDMCSFDNEQLFTMKWIDEEGDPCTVSSQLELEEAFRLYELNKDSELLIHVFPCVPERPGMPCPGEDKSIYRRGARRWRKLYCANGHTFQAKRFNRRAHCAICTDRIWGLGRQGYKCINCKLLVHKKCHKLVNIECGRHTLQPEPIMPMDPSSVHSDSVETVIPYNPSSHESLDHVGEEKEAMSIRESGKASSSLGLQDFDLLRVIGRGSYAKVLLVRLKKTERIYAMKVVKKELVNDDEDIDWVQTEKHVFEQASNHPFLVGLHSCFQTESRLFFVIEYVNGGDLMFHMQRQRKLPEEHARFYSAEISLALNYLHERGIIYRDLKLDNVLLDSEGHIKLTDYGMCKEGLRPGDTTSTFCGTPNYIAPEILRGEDYGFSVDWWALGVLMFEMMAGRSPFDIVGSSDNPDQNTEDYLFQVILEKQIRIPRSLSVKAAGVLKSFLNKDPKERLGCHPQTGFADIQGHPFFRNVDWDLMEQKQVVPPFKPNISGEFGLDNFDSQFTNEPVQLTPDDDDIVKKIDQSEFEGFEYINPLLMSAEECV; from the exons ggACATCATGATAACCTATTTTGAGCCTTCCATCTCCTTTGAGGGCCTGTGCAGTGAAGTTCGGGACATGTGCTCCTTTGACAACGAGCAGCTTTTCACCATGAAGTGGATTGATGAGGAGG GAGATCCATGCACTGTTTCCTCTCAGCTGGAGTTAGAAGAGGCCTTTAGGTTGTATGAACTAAACAAGGATTCAGAGCTTCTGATCCATG TGTTTCCTTGTGTCCCAGAGAGGCCTGGCATGCCTTGTCCAGGAGAAGATA AGTCCATTTATCGCCGAGGCGCCCGCCGGTGGCGAAAGCTCTATTGTGCAAATGGTCACACTTTCCAAGCCAAACGATTTAACAGG AGAGCTCACTGTGCCATCTGCACTGACCGGATATGGGGCCTGGGGCGCCAGGGCTACAAGTGCATCAACTGCAAACTCCTTGTGCACAAGAAGTGTCACAAACTTGTCAACATTGAATGTGGCCGTCACACACTACAGCCA GAGCCAATAATGCCTATGGATCCATCATCAGTGCATTCAGATAGTGTAGAAACAG TGATACCATACAATCCTTCGAGTCATGAGAGCCTGGACCATGTTGGTGAAGAAAAAGAG GCAATGAGCATTAGGGAAAGTGGCAAAGCTTCCTCCAGTCTGGGCCTGCAGGATTTTGATTTGCTGCGGGTCATTGGAAGGGGCAGCTACGCCAAAGTGCTGCTGGTGCGGCTGAAGAAAACCGAGCGCATTTACGCCATGAAGGTGGTGAAGAAAGAGCTCGTCAACGATGATGAG gaTATTGATTGGGTTCAGACGGAGAAACACGTCTTTGAACAGGCCTCAAATCATCCCTTTCTGGTCGGACTGCACTCTTGCTTCCAGACAGAAAGCAG GTTATTCTTTGTTATAGAGTATGTCAATGGAGGAGATCTGATGTTCCATatgcagaggcagaggaagcTGCCAGAGGAACATGCCAG GTTTTATTCTGCTGAAATCAGTCTAGCACTGAACTATTTACATGAGCGAGGGATAATCTACAGGGATTTAAAACTGGATAATGTGCTCCTAGATTCTGAAGGGCATATTAAACTCACAGATTATGGCATGTGCAAG GAGGGTCTGAGGCCTGGTGACACAACCAGCACGTTCTGTGGGACTCCAAACTATATTGCACCTGAAATTCTCCGGGGAGAGGATTACG GCTTCAGCGTGGACTGGTGGGCCCTTGGTGTGCTGATGTTTGAGATGATGGCGGGCCGGTCGCCGTTCGACATCGTCGGGAGTTCTGACAACCCTGACCAGAACACAGAGGATTATCTCTTCCAAG TAATTTTGGAAAAACAGATCCGAATTCCGCGATCCCTCTCTGTGAAAGCAGCGGGTGTTTTAAAGAGTTTCCTTAACAAG GATCCAAAGGAACGCTTGGGCTGCCATCCTCAGACAGGGTTTGCAGACATCCAGGGCCATCCCTTCTTCCGCAACGTGGACTGGGATCTG ATGGAGCAAAAGCAAGTGGTGCCTCCATTTAAACCAAATATATCTGGAGAATTTGGTCTGGATAACTTTGATTCCCAATTCACCAATGAACCTGTGCAGCTCACTCCAGATGATGA TGATATTGTGAAGAAGATTGACCAGTCTGAATTTGAAGGCTTTGAATACATAAATCCTCTTTTGATGTCAGCTGAGGAATGTGTCTGA
- the PRKCI gene encoding protein kinase C iota type isoform X2: MCFLVSQRGLACLVQEKIRAHCAICTDRIWGLGRQGYKCINCKLLVHKKCHKLVNIECGRHTLQPEPIMPMDPSSVHSDSVETVIPYNPSSHESLDHVGEEKEAMSIRESGKASSSLGLQDFDLLRVIGRGSYAKVLLVRLKKTERIYAMKVVKKELVNDDEDIDWVQTEKHVFEQASNHPFLVGLHSCFQTESRLFFVIEYVNGGDLMFHMQRQRKLPEEHARFYSAEISLALNYLHERGIIYRDLKLDNVLLDSEGHIKLTDYGMCKEGLRPGDTTSTFCGTPNYIAPEILRGEDYGFSVDWWALGVLMFEMMAGRSPFDIVGSSDNPDQNTEDYLFQVILEKQIRIPRSLSVKAAGVLKSFLNKDPKERLGCHPQTGFADIQGHPFFRNVDWDLMEQKQVVPPFKPNISGEFGLDNFDSQFTNEPVQLTPDDDDIVKKIDQSEFEGFEYINPLLMSAEECV; the protein is encoded by the exons ATG TGTTTCCTTGTGTCCCAGAGAGGCCTGGCATGCCTTGTCCAGGAGAAGATA AGAGCTCACTGTGCCATCTGCACTGACCGGATATGGGGCCTGGGGCGCCAGGGCTACAAGTGCATCAACTGCAAACTCCTTGTGCACAAGAAGTGTCACAAACTTGTCAACATTGAATGTGGCCGTCACACACTACAGCCA GAGCCAATAATGCCTATGGATCCATCATCAGTGCATTCAGATAGTGTAGAAACAG TGATACCATACAATCCTTCGAGTCATGAGAGCCTGGACCATGTTGGTGAAGAAAAAGAG GCAATGAGCATTAGGGAAAGTGGCAAAGCTTCCTCCAGTCTGGGCCTGCAGGATTTTGATTTGCTGCGGGTCATTGGAAGGGGCAGCTACGCCAAAGTGCTGCTGGTGCGGCTGAAGAAAACCGAGCGCATTTACGCCATGAAGGTGGTGAAGAAAGAGCTCGTCAACGATGATGAG gaTATTGATTGGGTTCAGACGGAGAAACACGTCTTTGAACAGGCCTCAAATCATCCCTTTCTGGTCGGACTGCACTCTTGCTTCCAGACAGAAAGCAG GTTATTCTTTGTTATAGAGTATGTCAATGGAGGAGATCTGATGTTCCATatgcagaggcagaggaagcTGCCAGAGGAACATGCCAG GTTTTATTCTGCTGAAATCAGTCTAGCACTGAACTATTTACATGAGCGAGGGATAATCTACAGGGATTTAAAACTGGATAATGTGCTCCTAGATTCTGAAGGGCATATTAAACTCACAGATTATGGCATGTGCAAG GAGGGTCTGAGGCCTGGTGACACAACCAGCACGTTCTGTGGGACTCCAAACTATATTGCACCTGAAATTCTCCGGGGAGAGGATTACG GCTTCAGCGTGGACTGGTGGGCCCTTGGTGTGCTGATGTTTGAGATGATGGCGGGCCGGTCGCCGTTCGACATCGTCGGGAGTTCTGACAACCCTGACCAGAACACAGAGGATTATCTCTTCCAAG TAATTTTGGAAAAACAGATCCGAATTCCGCGATCCCTCTCTGTGAAAGCAGCGGGTGTTTTAAAGAGTTTCCTTAACAAG GATCCAAAGGAACGCTTGGGCTGCCATCCTCAGACAGGGTTTGCAGACATCCAGGGCCATCCCTTCTTCCGCAACGTGGACTGGGATCTG ATGGAGCAAAAGCAAGTGGTGCCTCCATTTAAACCAAATATATCTGGAGAATTTGGTCTGGATAACTTTGATTCCCAATTCACCAATGAACCTGTGCAGCTCACTCCAGATGATGA TGATATTGTGAAGAAGATTGACCAGTCTGAATTTGAAGGCTTTGAATACATAAATCCTCTTTTGATGTCAGCTGAGGAATGTGTCTGA